A window from Sinorhizobium fredii encodes these proteins:
- a CDS encoding two-component system sensor histidine kinase NtrB: MTEKAMVPEPAEAANDLSMAVLNAIQNPVILVDENGHVAFANWEAESFFGASANHLARHDISAFIPFGSPLLTLIDQVRERRAPVNEYRVDLSSPRLGADKLVDLYVAPVLSQPGSVVIVFQERSMADKIDRQLTHRAAARSVTGLASMLAHEIKNPLSGIRGAAQLLETSVNDEDRALTRLICDETDRIVSLVDRMEVFSDERPVDRVPLNIHSVLDHVKAIAKAGFARAIKISENYDPSLPPVYANRDQLVQVFLNLVKNAAEAIGDRPEGEIMLTTAYRPGIRLSVAGTREKISLPLEFCVHDNGPGVPSDLLPHLFDPFITTKTNGSGLGLALVAKIIGGHGGIVECDSQHSRTTFRVLMPASKGRAADDVTPTTKGSIA; this comes from the coding sequence ATGACCGAAAAGGCAATGGTCCCGGAACCAGCAGAGGCCGCGAACGACCTCTCGATGGCGGTGCTGAACGCCATACAGAACCCGGTCATTCTCGTCGACGAAAACGGCCATGTCGCCTTCGCCAATTGGGAGGCGGAGTCCTTCTTCGGGGCGAGCGCCAACCATCTCGCCCGCCACGATATCAGCGCCTTCATTCCCTTCGGCAGCCCGCTTCTGACGCTGATCGACCAGGTGCGCGAAAGGCGCGCTCCGGTCAACGAGTACCGGGTGGACCTGAGCTCGCCGCGGCTTGGCGCCGACAAGCTCGTCGATCTTTACGTGGCGCCGGTGCTGTCGCAGCCGGGATCCGTGGTCATCGTCTTCCAGGAGCGCTCGATGGCCGACAAGATCGATCGGCAGCTGACCCATCGGGCAGCCGCGCGCTCCGTCACGGGGCTTGCCTCGATGCTCGCCCATGAGATCAAGAACCCGCTGTCCGGCATCAGGGGCGCGGCGCAGCTCCTTGAAACCTCTGTGAACGACGAAGACCGGGCGCTGACGCGGCTGATCTGCGACGAGACCGACCGCATCGTCTCGCTTGTCGACCGCATGGAGGTGTTTTCTGACGAGCGCCCGGTCGATCGCGTGCCGCTCAACATCCACTCGGTGCTCGACCACGTGAAGGCGATCGCCAAGGCGGGCTTTGCCCGCGCCATCAAGATCTCCGAAAACTACGACCCATCGCTCCCGCCCGTCTATGCCAACCGCGACCAGCTCGTCCAGGTGTTCCTCAACCTGGTCAAGAACGCCGCGGAGGCGATCGGCGACCGGCCGGAAGGCGAAATCATGCTCACGACGGCCTATCGGCCCGGCATCCGGCTCTCGGTGGCGGGAACGCGGGAAAAGATCTCGCTGCCGCTGGAGTTCTGTGTCCACGACAACGGACCGGGCGTGCCCTCGGACCTGCTGCCGCATCTCTTCGATCCGTTCATCACGACGAAGACGAACGGCTCCGGTCTCGGGCTGGCGCTGGTGGCCAAGATCATCGGCGGCCATGGCGGCATCGTCGAATGCGACAGCCAGCACAGCCGCACGACCTTTCGCGTCCTGATGCCGGCCTCCAAGGGACGGGCGGCGGATGACGTAACTCCGACTACAAAAGGAAGCATTGCATGA
- the dusB gene encoding tRNA dihydrouridine synthase DusB: MCPKDMHLPLPALSSSLRIGKIEIRNRVALAPMSGVTDLPFRMLAWRFGAGFVVTEMVASRELVANAAESWARLKNSGIEPHIVQLAGREAHWMAEAAKIVEANGADIVDINMGCPAKKVTGGYSGSALMRDPDHALSLIEATVKAVRVPVTLKMRLGWDENSINAPLIARRAEAAGVQAITIHGRTRMQFYTGRADWNAIRAVREAISVPLIANGDVDTIADATEILRRSGADAVMVGRSCQGRPWHAGVLAGAADEPHATRIAETFVEHYAMMLDFYGAEIGLRHARKHVGWYLERFAPELPAAQKAEILTAKDVKLVSDRVAAAIACSGLEPARGEIAA, encoded by the coding sequence ATGTGCCCGAAAGATATGCATTTGCCACTGCCGGCCCTGTCATCGTCACTCCGGATCGGGAAAATTGAAATCCGCAATCGGGTGGCGCTCGCTCCGATGTCAGGGGTGACGGATTTGCCCTTTCGTATGCTCGCCTGGCGCTTCGGTGCCGGTTTCGTCGTGACCGAAATGGTGGCAAGCCGTGAACTGGTCGCCAATGCGGCCGAGTCCTGGGCGCGACTGAAGAATTCCGGCATTGAGCCCCACATCGTCCAGTTGGCCGGGCGCGAAGCCCACTGGATGGCGGAGGCCGCCAAGATTGTCGAGGCCAACGGTGCCGACATCGTCGACATCAATATGGGGTGTCCGGCAAAGAAGGTGACAGGCGGCTATTCCGGTTCGGCGCTGATGCGCGATCCGGACCATGCCTTGTCGCTGATCGAGGCGACCGTCAAGGCCGTCCGCGTGCCGGTAACGCTGAAGATGCGGCTCGGCTGGGACGAGAATTCGATTAACGCGCCGCTGATCGCCCGCCGGGCCGAGGCGGCGGGCGTCCAGGCGATCACCATTCATGGCCGCACCCGCATGCAATTCTATACCGGCAGGGCGGATTGGAATGCGATCCGCGCGGTTCGCGAGGCGATTTCCGTGCCGCTAATCGCCAATGGCGATGTCGATACGATCGCCGATGCCACGGAGATCCTGCGCCGCTCCGGTGCCGACGCCGTCATGGTCGGCCGCTCCTGCCAGGGCCGGCCGTGGCATGCGGGCGTGCTGGCCGGTGCCGCAGATGAACCGCATGCCACGCGAATAGCGGAAACGTTTGTCGAGCACTACGCGATGATGCTCGACTTCTACGGGGCGGAGATCGGTCTTCGTCATGCTCGCAAGCATGTTGGCTGGTATCTCGAGCGTTTCGCGCCGGAGCTTCCGGCAGCGCAAAAGGCCGAAATCCTGACGGCGAAGGATGTGAAACTTGTGAGCGATCGGGTCGCGGCCGCGATTGCTTGCTCCGGCTTGGAGCCGGCGAGGGGAGAGATTGCGGCATGA
- the hfq gene encoding RNA chaperone Hfq has protein sequence MAERSQNLQDLFLNTVRKQKISLTIFLINGVKLTGVVTSFDNFCVLLRRDGHSQLVYKHAISTIMPGQPLQMFENEEVAS, from the coding sequence ATGGCGGAACGTTCTCAAAACTTGCAGGATCTTTTTCTTAATACGGTTCGCAAGCAAAAAATTTCCTTGACCATTTTCCTTATCAATGGCGTGAAACTGACGGGTGTTGTGACATCTTTTGACAATTTCTGCGTCCTGTTGCGCCGTGACGGCCATTCTCAACTCGTCTACAAGCACGCCATCTCGACCATCATGCCGGGCCAGCCTCTGCAGATGTTCGAGAATGAGGAAGTGGCATCCTGA
- a CDS encoding D-amino-acid transaminase, with amino-acid sequence MPRTAYVNGAYIPHSEAAIHVEDRGFQFADGVYEVCEVRHGFIVDLSRHLDRLDRSLSELRMDWPMSRAALIQVIREVLRRNRVLNGLFYLQVTRGVARRDHVFPAKGTPPSVVVTAKRTDAAAIARKNAEGIAAITVPENRWDRVDIKTVGLLPNVLARQRAKEVGAQEAIFVDADGTVKEGAATNVWIVDGKGTLRTRPAEHGILRGITRTTLMDVAKPLGLKIEEKAFSVEEMLAAREVFVTAATSICFPVVSIDGKPIGNGHPGSIAQNIREAFFDVAEKTAI; translated from the coding sequence ATGCCAAGAACCGCCTATGTGAACGGCGCCTATATCCCGCATTCCGAAGCCGCGATCCATGTGGAGGACCGCGGCTTCCAGTTTGCCGATGGCGTCTACGAGGTCTGTGAGGTGCGGCACGGCTTCATTGTCGATCTCAGCCGTCACCTCGACCGCCTCGACCGGTCGCTGAGTGAACTCAGGATGGACTGGCCGATGAGCCGGGCTGCGCTGATCCAGGTCATTCGCGAGGTGCTGCGGCGCAACCGCGTCCTCAACGGGCTCTTCTATCTTCAGGTGACGCGGGGCGTCGCCCGGCGCGATCATGTGTTCCCGGCCAAGGGCACGCCACCCTCTGTCGTCGTCACGGCTAAGCGCACCGATGCCGCCGCGATCGCCAGGAAGAATGCCGAAGGCATTGCCGCGATTACGGTGCCGGAAAACCGCTGGGACCGGGTGGACATCAAGACGGTCGGCCTGCTTCCGAACGTCCTCGCTCGCCAAAGGGCGAAGGAAGTCGGCGCGCAAGAGGCGATTTTCGTCGACGCGGACGGCACGGTCAAGGAAGGGGCGGCGACGAATGTCTGGATCGTCGACGGCAAGGGGACGCTGCGCACGCGCCCGGCCGAGCACGGCATCCTGCGCGGCATCACGCGTACGACACTGATGGACGTGGCAAAGCCGCTCGGCCTGAAGATCGAGGAGAAGGCCTTCTCTGTCGAGGAAATGCTTGCCGCACGGGAAGTGTTCGTCACCGCTGCCACGAGCATCTGCTTTCCGGTCGTATCGATCGATGGAAAGCCGATCGGCAACGGCCATCCGGGAAGCATAGCACAGAATATTCGTGAAGCCTTTTTCGACGTTGCGGAAAAGACGGCGATTTGA
- the hflX gene encoding GTPase HflX, with translation MRAVVVVPVLKKTGKPAADVAAVSTRSDESRLEEATGLALAIDLDVVHGTIVPVAQPKPGTLLGSGKIEEIGHILNEKDAGLVIVDHPLTPVQQRNLEKEWNAKVIDRTGLILEIFGRRASTKEGTLQVDLAHLNYQKGRLVRSWTHLERQRGGAGFMGGPGETQIEADRRLLQERIVRLERELEQVRRTRQLHRSKRKKVPHPIVALVGYTNAGKSTLFNRMTGAGVLAEDMLFATLDPTLRRLKLPHGRMVILSDTVGFISDLPTHLVAAFRATLEEVLEADLILHVRDLSDPDNQAQAGDVLRILADLGIDEKEGSERIVEVWNKIDRLEPEVREALVNKAAGTDNTVAVSAITGEGVDDLLAEIGRRLSGVLTECTVALGLDQLQLLPWIYEHAIVDGRDDLEDGRISLDLRLTESEAAELERRLGNGPKPVAEDWEA, from the coding sequence ATGCGCGCCGTCGTCGTCGTGCCGGTCTTGAAGAAGACGGGCAAGCCGGCCGCTGATGTGGCAGCGGTCAGCACGCGCTCGGACGAGAGCCGGCTTGAAGAGGCCACGGGGCTTGCGCTCGCCATCGATCTCGATGTCGTGCACGGCACGATCGTTCCCGTGGCGCAACCGAAGCCCGGCACCCTGCTCGGCAGCGGCAAGATCGAGGAGATCGGCCATATCCTCAACGAGAAGGATGCGGGCCTCGTTATCGTCGATCACCCGCTGACGCCGGTGCAGCAGCGCAATCTCGAGAAGGAATGGAACGCCAAGGTCATCGACCGGACCGGGCTCATTCTCGAAATTTTTGGCCGGCGCGCCTCCACCAAGGAGGGCACGCTTCAGGTCGATCTCGCCCATCTGAACTACCAGAAGGGCAGGCTGGTTCGAAGCTGGACCCACCTTGAGCGCCAGCGCGGGGGCGCGGGCTTCATGGGCGGTCCGGGCGAAACGCAGATCGAAGCCGACCGTCGGCTGCTGCAGGAAAGGATCGTGCGGCTGGAGCGCGAGCTGGAGCAGGTGCGCCGGACGCGTCAGTTGCATCGTTCGAAGCGCAAGAAGGTACCGCACCCGATCGTGGCGCTGGTCGGCTACACCAATGCAGGCAAGTCGACGCTCTTCAACCGGATGACCGGCGCGGGCGTGCTGGCCGAAGACATGCTCTTTGCGACGCTAGATCCGACGCTGCGGCGGCTGAAGCTGCCGCATGGCCGAATGGTCATTCTGTCCGATACCGTCGGTTTCATCTCGGACCTGCCGACGCACCTCGTCGCCGCCTTCCGCGCGACGTTGGAAGAAGTACTCGAGGCAGACCTCATTCTGCATGTCCGCGATCTCTCGGACCCGGACAATCAAGCGCAGGCAGGCGATGTGCTGCGTATCCTGGCCGATCTCGGCATCGACGAGAAGGAAGGCTCCGAGCGCATCGTCGAGGTCTGGAACAAGATCGACAGGCTCGAGCCGGAGGTGCGCGAGGCACTGGTGAACAAAGCGGCGGGCACCGACAACACCGTCGCCGTTTCGGCGATCACCGGCGAAGGTGTCGACGATCTGCTCGCTGAAATCGGCCGTCGTCTTTCAGGCGTGCTGACCGAGTGCACTGTCGCCTTGGGATTGGACCAGTTGCAGCTCTTGCCCTGGATCTATGAGCACGCGATCGTCGATGGCCGCGACGATCTCGAAGACGGAAGGATCAGCCTTGACCTGCGCTTGACAGAGTCCGAGGCGGCCGAGCTTGAAAGACGGCTAGGAAACGGGCCCAAGCCAGTTGCGGAAGATTGGGAAGCTTGA
- the mazG gene encoding nucleoside triphosphate pyrophosphohydrolase — translation MEPSRDIQRLIDIMAALRDPKTGCPWDIVQTFETIKPYTIEEAYEVADAIERRDMDDLCDELGDLLLQVVYHAQMAEEVGDFSFGDVVEAVTRKMIRRHPHVFARSDADTPKAVKLQWDEIKQAEKADRRARRMRRGLPLEEKSGHLGSVQRSFPALVEALKLQERAAKVGFDWSEPAPILDKVEEEIGELRQALKDGDRRKIADELGDLIFALVNIGRHIGTDPEMALRGTNTKFRRRFSHIEQELHACGETLDAASLERMEELWQAAKAIERQLT, via the coding sequence ATGGAACCTTCTCGCGATATTCAACGCCTCATCGACATCATGGCAGCACTTCGCGACCCGAAGACCGGCTGCCCGTGGGACATCGTCCAGACCTTCGAGACGATCAAGCCCTACACGATCGAGGAAGCCTACGAGGTCGCCGACGCGATCGAGCGCCGCGACATGGACGATCTTTGCGACGAGCTCGGAGACCTGCTGCTGCAGGTGGTCTATCACGCGCAAATGGCGGAAGAGGTCGGCGACTTCTCCTTCGGCGACGTAGTGGAAGCCGTCACCCGCAAGATGATCCGCCGCCATCCGCATGTCTTTGCACGGTCGGATGCCGATACGCCAAAGGCGGTCAAGCTGCAATGGGACGAGATCAAACAGGCCGAGAAGGCGGATCGGCGCGCGCGCCGGATGCGGCGCGGCCTGCCGCTGGAAGAGAAGTCCGGCCATCTCGGTTCAGTGCAGCGCAGCTTTCCGGCACTCGTTGAGGCGCTCAAGCTTCAGGAGCGCGCAGCCAAGGTGGGTTTCGACTGGTCGGAGCCGGCACCGATTCTCGACAAGGTCGAGGAGGAAATCGGCGAGCTGCGCCAGGCGCTGAAGGATGGCGACCGACGAAAGATTGCGGACGAACTCGGCGACCTGATCTTCGCACTGGTCAACATCGGCCGCCATATTGGTACCGATCCTGAAATGGCGCTGCGCGGCACGAACACGAAATTCCGGCGCCGGTTCAGCCATATCGAGCAGGAACTGCATGCCTGCGGCGAGACGCTGGATGCCGCATCGCTGGAGCGGATGGAAGAACTCTGGCAGGCGGCAAAGGCGATTGAGAGGCAATTGACGTAG
- a CDS encoding ATP-binding protein, translated as MPVSSGRRFWGKFFMVDGMALPLGTEEGVAAAQDPRASFAFPGLMLATGALVCATLSLLVLLGLTPVRPERNIVIACAGVNGVFVVGLIYLIAREIIRLLRARSKGRAAARLHVRIVALFSIVAITPAILVAIFASITLDVGLDRWFSLRTQAIVRSSLNVAQAYVLENASYLQGQTVSMANDLERNRQLYALDRTGFTELMTRQARGRGMLGAFLVRADGSAILQANISTERPLPAIPQDALKSTVAGQPTLIPPGVTNLVGAVVPLENFPGIYLYTLRNVDPEVMRSMRLMEENTAEYKALEAGRTSLQIAFGVLYIGFALIVLLAAIWTAIAVADRIVRPIRQLIGAADSVASGNLDVVVPVRAVDGDVGNLSRTFNKMVSEIRTQQDQILVAKDEVDQRRRFIEAVLSGVTAAVIGVGRDRRITIANPSSEEFLRKSAPGLLGASLREVAPEIEEVLVEAESRYRNDYRKQINIMRGGTERTLNVQVTREEGEGSQGSYVITIDDITDLVIAQRSTAWADVARRIAHEIKNPLTPIQLSAERLKRRYGRQIDQQDKAVFDQCTDTIVRQVEDIGRMVDEFSAFARMPKPTKEKSDLRSILKDAVFLREMGNNHITFIRDFGDEALEGQFDGRMLGQAFGNVVKNAVEAIEAVPAEAARGAPTILVRSRRDDATGRFVVDVVDNGKGLPTENRHRILEPYMTMREKGTGLGLAIVKKIIEDHGGQLELHDAPADFDGGVGAMIRVILPPAGETGGDETVKDKGNTNGG; from the coding sequence GTGCCGGTGTCTTCGGGGCGCCGGTTTTGGGGGAAGTTTTTTATGGTGGATGGCATGGCCTTGCCATTGGGCACGGAGGAGGGTGTTGCGGCTGCCCAGGATCCGCGGGCCTCCTTCGCGTTCCCGGGCCTGATGCTGGCCACCGGGGCTCTGGTCTGCGCCACCCTGTCCCTGCTCGTCCTTCTCGGCCTCACCCCCGTCAGGCCGGAACGGAACATCGTCATTGCCTGCGCCGGCGTCAACGGCGTCTTCGTCGTCGGCCTGATCTATCTGATCGCCCGCGAGATCATCAGGCTGCTTCGCGCCCGCAGCAAGGGGAGGGCGGCGGCGCGGCTGCATGTGCGCATCGTTGCTCTGTTTTCGATCGTCGCGATCACGCCGGCCATCCTCGTCGCGATTTTCGCCAGCATCACCCTCGATGTCGGCCTCGACCGCTGGTTCTCGCTGCGCACCCAGGCGATCGTGCGCTCCTCGCTGAACGTCGCCCAGGCCTATGTCCTGGAGAATGCCAGCTACCTTCAAGGCCAGACGGTCTCGATGGCCAACGACCTCGAGCGCAACCGGCAGCTTTACGCCCTCGACCGCACCGGCTTCACCGAACTGATGACGCGTCAGGCGAGGGGGCGCGGCATGCTCGGCGCCTTCCTCGTTCGCGCCGACGGCAGCGCCATCCTCCAGGCCAATATCTCGACCGAACGGCCCTTGCCTGCCATCCCGCAGGACGCGTTGAAGAGCACCGTCGCGGGCCAGCCGACGCTTATCCCCCCCGGCGTCACCAATCTCGTCGGAGCGGTCGTTCCGCTGGAGAATTTCCCCGGCATCTACCTCTATACGCTTCGCAACGTCGATCCCGAAGTCATGCGCTCCATGCGGCTGATGGAGGAGAACACCGCCGAGTACAAGGCGCTTGAGGCGGGACGCACCTCGTTGCAGATCGCCTTCGGTGTCCTTTACATCGGCTTCGCGCTGATCGTGCTTCTGGCGGCGATCTGGACGGCAATAGCCGTTGCCGACCGCATCGTCCGGCCGATTCGGCAACTGATCGGCGCGGCCGACAGCGTCGCCTCCGGCAATCTCGACGTGGTCGTGCCGGTGCGTGCCGTCGACGGCGACGTCGGCAATCTCTCGCGCACCTTCAACAAGATGGTCAGCGAGATCCGGACGCAGCAGGACCAGATCCTGGTCGCCAAGGACGAGGTCGATCAGCGCCGCCGCTTCATCGAGGCCGTGCTTTCCGGCGTCACCGCGGCCGTGATCGGCGTCGGCCGGGACCGGCGCATCACGATCGCCAATCCCTCGTCGGAGGAATTCCTGCGGAAATCGGCTCCGGGACTGCTCGGCGCCAGCCTTCGCGAGGTGGCGCCGGAGATCGAGGAGGTGCTGGTCGAGGCGGAAAGCCGCTATCGCAACGACTACCGTAAACAGATCAACATCATGCGCGGCGGAACCGAGCGCACGCTGAACGTTCAGGTGACCCGGGAAGAGGGCGAGGGCTCGCAAGGCTCCTACGTCATCACGATCGACGACATCACCGATCTGGTCATTGCCCAGCGCTCGACCGCCTGGGCGGACGTGGCACGGCGTATCGCCCATGAGATCAAGAATCCGCTGACGCCCATCCAGCTTTCCGCCGAACGCCTCAAACGGCGCTACGGCAGGCAGATCGACCAGCAGGACAAGGCCGTATTCGACCAGTGCACCGATACGATCGTGCGCCAGGTGGAAGACATCGGCCGGATGGTCGACGAGTTCTCAGCCTTCGCGCGCATGCCGAAACCGACGAAGGAAAAGTCGGACCTGCGCTCGATCCTCAAGGACGCCGTCTTCCTGCGCGAAATGGGCAACAACCACATCACCTTCATCCGCGACTTCGGCGACGAGGCGCTCGAGGGCCAGTTCGACGGGCGCATGCTCGGCCAGGCCTTTGGCAATGTCGTCAAGAATGCGGTTGAGGCGATCGAGGCGGTCCCGGCCGAGGCGGCGCGCGGTGCGCCGACGATCTTGGTTCGCTCCCGTCGCGACGACGCGACCGGGCGCTTCGTCGTCGACGTTGTCGACAACGGCAAGGGGCTCCCCACCGAAAACCGGCACCGGATTTTGGAGCCATACATGACGATGCGAGAGAAAGGCACGGGGCTGGGTCTCGCTATCGTCAAGAAAATCATCGAGGACCACGGCGGACAATTGGAATTGCACGATGCACCGGCGGATTTCGACGGCGGTGTCGGGGCGATGATCCGCGTGATCCTGCCGCCCGCCGGCGAAACCGGGGGCGATGAGACTGTGAAGGATAAGGGTAATACCAATGGCGGCTGA
- the ntrC gene encoding nitrogen regulation protein NR(I), protein MTGATILVADDDAAIRTVLNQALSRAGYDVRITSNAATLWRWIAAGDGDLVVTDVVMPDENAFDLLPRIKKARPDLPVLVMSAQNTFMTAIKASEKGAYDYLPKPFDLTELIGIIGRALAEPKRRPSKLDDDSQDGMPLVGRSAAMQEIYRVLARLMQTDLTLMITGESGTGKELVARALHDYGKRRNGPFVAINMAAIPRDLIESELFGHEKGAFTGAQTRSTGRFEQAEGGTLFLDEIGDMPMDAQTRLLRVLQQGEYTTVGGRTPIRSDVRIVAATNKDLKQSINQGLFREDLYYRLNVVPLRLPPLRDRAEDIPDLVRHFVQQAEKEGLDVKRFDQEALELMKAHPWPGNVRELENLVRRLTALYPQDVITREIIENELRSEVPDSPIDKAVARPGSMSISQAVEENMRQYFASFGEALPPTGLYDRVLAEMEYPLILAALTATRGNQIKAADLLGLNRNTLRKKIRELGVSVYRSSRTA, encoded by the coding sequence ATGACCGGCGCCACGATCCTCGTCGCGGATGACGACGCAGCCATTCGCACCGTGCTCAACCAGGCGCTCAGCCGTGCCGGATACGACGTGCGCATCACCTCCAACGCCGCGACGCTCTGGCGCTGGATCGCCGCCGGCGACGGCGACCTGGTGGTTACCGACGTGGTGATGCCGGACGAGAATGCCTTCGATCTCCTGCCGCGGATCAAGAAGGCGCGACCCGACCTGCCGGTTCTGGTGATGAGTGCGCAGAACACGTTCATGACCGCCATCAAGGCGTCGGAGAAGGGCGCCTATGATTATCTGCCGAAACCCTTCGACCTGACCGAGCTGATCGGCATCATCGGCCGGGCGCTGGCCGAGCCGAAACGCCGCCCCTCCAAGCTGGATGACGATTCGCAGGACGGCATGCCGCTCGTCGGCCGCTCCGCCGCCATGCAGGAAATCTACCGCGTCCTTGCCCGGCTGATGCAGACCGATCTGACGCTGATGATTACTGGCGAATCGGGAACCGGAAAGGAGCTGGTCGCGCGCGCCCTGCACGATTACGGCAAGCGCAGGAACGGGCCCTTCGTCGCCATCAATATGGCCGCGATCCCCCGCGACCTCATCGAATCGGAACTGTTCGGTCATGAAAAAGGGGCGTTCACCGGCGCCCAGACGCGCTCCACCGGCCGCTTCGAACAGGCCGAGGGCGGTACGCTTTTCCTCGACGAAATCGGCGACATGCCGATGGATGCGCAGACGCGGCTGCTGCGCGTGCTGCAGCAGGGCGAATACACGACCGTCGGCGGGCGCACTCCGATCCGCTCCGACGTGCGCATCGTCGCGGCGACGAACAAGGACCTGAAGCAGTCGATCAACCAGGGTCTTTTCCGCGAGGACCTCTACTATCGCCTGAACGTCGTGCCGCTGCGTCTGCCGCCGCTTCGCGATCGTGCCGAGGATATTCCCGATCTCGTTCGGCATTTCGTCCAGCAGGCCGAAAAGGAGGGGCTCGACGTCAAGCGCTTCGACCAGGAAGCGCTGGAACTGATGAAGGCGCATCCCTGGCCCGGCAACGTTCGCGAGCTCGAGAACCTCGTGCGGCGCCTCACCGCACTTTATCCACAGGATGTGATCACCCGCGAGATCATCGAAAACGAGCTGCGATCGGAGGTGCCGGACAGCCCGATCGACAAGGCCGTCGCGCGTCCCGGCTCGATGTCGATCTCGCAGGCGGTCGAGGAGAACATGCGGCAGTATTTCGCAAGCTTCGGCGAGGCGTTGCCGCCGACGGGCCTTTACGACCGGGTGCTTGCGGAAATGGAGTATCCCTTGATCCTCGCGGCCCTGACGGCGACACGCGGCAACCAGATCAAGGCAGCCGATCTCCTCGGACTCAACCGAAACACGCTGCGCAAGAAGATCCGCGAACTGGGCGTCTCCGTCTATCGGAGCTCACGCACCGCTTGA
- the ntrX gene encoding two-component system response regulator NtrX, translating into MAADILVVDDEEDIREIVSGILSDEGHETRTAFDSDSALAAINDRVPRLIFLDIWMQGSRLDGLALLDEIKSRHPDLPVVMISGHGNIETAVSAIKRGAYDFIEKPFKADRLILIAERALENSKLKREVSELKKRSGDPVELIGTSVAVSQLRQTIEKVAPTNSRIMIQGPSGSGKELVARMIHRKSTRSTGPFVALNAAAITPDRMEIALFGTEGTAGQPRRTGALEEAHGGILYLDEVGEMPRETQNKILRVLVDQQFERVGGSKRVKVDVRIISSTAYNLENMIAEGLFREDLYHRLAVIPVRVPALAERREDIPFLVDMFMRQVSEHAGIRPRKIGEDALAVLQAHDWPGNIRQLRNNIERLMILARSDGPDTPISADMLPNEVGDTLPKISAKGDQHIMTLPLREAREMFERDYLIAQINRFGGNISRTAEFVGMERSALHRKLKSLGV; encoded by the coding sequence ATGGCGGCTGATATTCTGGTTGTGGATGATGAGGAAGATATCCGCGAGATCGTCTCGGGCATCCTGTCGGACGAAGGCCACGAGACGCGGACGGCCTTCGACAGCGACAGCGCGCTTGCGGCGATCAACGACCGCGTGCCGCGGCTCATCTTCCTGGACATCTGGATGCAAGGCAGCCGGCTGGACGGGCTGGCGCTGCTGGACGAGATCAAGAGCCGTCATCCGGACCTGCCGGTGGTGATGATTTCCGGCCACGGCAACATCGAGACGGCTGTTTCCGCGATCAAGCGCGGCGCTTACGACTTCATCGAGAAGCCGTTCAAGGCCGATCGGCTGATCCTGATTGCCGAGCGGGCGCTCGAGAATTCCAAGCTCAAGCGCGAAGTGTCGGAACTCAAGAAGCGGTCGGGCGATCCGGTGGAGCTCATCGGCACTTCGGTCGCGGTGTCGCAGCTGCGCCAGACGATCGAGAAGGTCGCCCCGACCAACAGCCGCATCATGATCCAAGGACCCTCCGGTTCCGGCAAGGAACTGGTGGCGCGCATGATCCATCGCAAGTCGACGCGTTCCACCGGTCCTTTCGTCGCCTTGAATGCGGCCGCGATCACGCCGGACCGCATGGAAATCGCGCTTTTCGGCACCGAGGGCACCGCGGGTCAGCCGCGTCGCACCGGCGCGCTCGAGGAGGCCCATGGCGGCATCCTCTATCTCGACGAGGTCGGCGAAATGCCGCGCGAGACGCAGAACAAGATCCTGCGCGTGCTCGTCGATCAGCAGTTCGAGCGCGTCGGCGGCTCGAAACGCGTCAAGGTGGACGTGCGTATCATTTCCTCGACCGCCTACAATCTTGAGAACATGATCGCCGAGGGCCTCTTCCGGGAGGACCTTTATCACCGGCTTGCCGTTATTCCCGTCCGCGTTCCGGCGCTCGCCGAGCGGCGCGAGGATATTCCTTTCCTTGTCGACATGTTCATGCGCCAGGTGAGCGAACATGCCGGCATCCGGCCGCGCAAGATCGGCGAGGATGCGCTTGCCGTGCTCCAGGCGCATGACTGGCCGGGCAATATCCGCCAGTTGCGCAACAACATCGAACGCCTGATGATCCTCGCCCGCAGCGACGGCCCGGATACGCCGATCAGTGCCGACATGCTGCCGAACGAGGTGGGCGACACGCTGCCGAAGATTTCCGCCAAGGGCGACCAGCACATCATGACCCTGCCGCTGCGCGAGGCGCGCGAAATGTTCGAACGGGATTATCTGATCGCCCAGATCAACCGCTTCGGCGGAAACATCTCCCGCACGGCGGAATTCGTCGGCATGGAGCGCTCGGCGCTGCATCGCAAGCTGAAGTCGCTGGGCGTCTGA